The following nucleotide sequence is from Citrus sinensis cultivar Valencia sweet orange chromosome 6, DVS_A1.0, whole genome shotgun sequence.
CCAATTAATCGATTTAAGTATTacgtttaattaattatattaatttctctAGAATTTTATCAGAATCATTacatatattcattttttttaatccatttcATATGTTGCTTACTTGCTTCTACATTAGATAAATGAGAGACAGAGAGTAAAGCATAGACCCAATTAAAATCTCCTTCGTTAACCCCGCCATAGTTTTTGTCACGTTTCCTCCTCGAAAATGATCATTTGGGTCCcacctttttatttatttatttttttgccctttttcattttttttaattgggacTTAGgcggcgtttgtttttttgtttgaaatctgaatagatctgaattaGTCTAAATTCTGAATAggtctgaatgtctgaatctgaataatatgtttgttttttcgtctgaatctcaaaaaataaatattaagttgtttgtttttttcaacttaaaaagctgaaaatatgtacttttacatttgtatccttattaaatttgaatatcaaataaataatatattaaataccacaatattttaacatttataagtaaaactatattcaagtgaatacataattattttagaattttaatatataaaataccataaattttaaattttacaatatataatataagaaagacaaaacatggatatttttatgtggggtaaatatctatgggtgagttttgggatagacatgaaaaataaattataaaacagggatatttttgacattagcaagtaattgacttaattcagatttctccattaagtaaaagtcaaaaaaattagcttattttattaagtcaaaattatctaaaaagtctcattaagttataaaaacaaacacctctaattaacttaattaattaagttaagtcactttaagtcattaagttaaaaaacaaatgtcACCTTAgtctttcctttttcattcagtaattaattagtaaaaaaaatgaaatataaagcTTTGATGTTGCAATCTGGCCAAAGTAAAGTACTCTGCGTTTCAGTATGGGACCAAAATCATATGTCACATTCTCAATATCTTATTTTCTAAACCCTAATTGACAAAGACAGATGAGCTTTAATATCTATGAAGTGCatgttgattaattaattaatcacttCCATAATTTTGATGCCTTGTGCGGCACTTTTTCCCAATGCATCCATAAGAAACTGGATCTACATAATTTGGGCGTGAGGTACAATAATGAAACGTATCTAAATAGATTATTCTAATAATCTAATTTGTTTATCTTtgaaaaaacaatttgtgattGAGACTTGTTCAATTGGTAACAAGAAGAGCATACACTTGTGttgtgttttattaattaattaagggaAATATGAACTTTAAGGAGTATCAAGATAGTAGGAAGTATGAACATCCCACAAAAGAGGAATAGTTCAGCTTGTTGTTTATGCCCTCTcgggaaaaatgaaaaaaaagaagaaaaacttgTCGTTCTTGCcaataatttaagattaattgattatgCAAATGGAACGATTTGATCTTGAATTGGGACCCGTGCCTTTACCGACAACAGTTCTTAAACTAAAATCTGTGAAATGTTGTTTCTAAATGCAACCCATTTCACtcgaaaaagaattttcattcatctTAATCCATACTTGTAGAAagtaaaaaatgtttttgatgcTATGAGGGCATGTTTACCACTAGACTATAAGGTTAAGAGtgtgtttggaattgagattgatcagttgtaacttaaaaggtacagtactaaagtgtttggtaaacattaACTGCTATACCTTAAAAGTTATGTTGacatgatttttcacttgttcataaaaaatttattatatttttaataattttattaaaattattattaaaattttatatttattatatattattaatttttatttcatagttacaatttttttttccacagcagCTGTAACTCAATCCTAAATAGCTCCTAAGTATCAtacgaattaaaatataaatcaaaatcattgtCCTTGATTATAGGCTGTAATTGTATAATATTGTCTACTTATTGGATGGAAGAATGTGAATTACTaataatgtttatttattaaaaatataaaaaattaagaatgaattttaaatgaggcccataaatttaagaataaagaatgaaagttttatttttacggGAAGATAAGAATGGAAGTAGATGAATAAGAATGGAAAATTTACATAAGTAATAAtagcaataaaaaaagtaacaatGTACCTCATAGCTTAAACACTTGAAGTTACATGTATGTAATTTACAATCCTCTCACATAAATAGTGAGTGGACTCACACCATTCATTATTCATATAAGAGGGttataagttataaatatttaacttaGCATTAGCCTAAAcacttttatattattgaCTTCCTAACTATTTGAAGATACTAAACTGTGGCTACGGTGCCCAAGCTGGATCCTGGATTCTATAACAAACATCTCCCGTCATCCCACCATccgattttcttttgtttagtttctcactccacatccaaccgcatccaacggctgatgctgcagtctgtggcttacagattctgtaagctagTCAAGTCCTTCTATGGGAGCTCAATTTGATTGCCATTTTATTCTGACAGTTCTTACCAACTCATGAATCTTGGGATTGACAAACAAAGTTGTCTGATATGGGCTTCCGTTTCAGTGTCTTTAGAGCTCTTCTACAAGCGAAGGATGATTTGAATGAACATGTGTTCTACTGCAACtcattcattaataaataGACAGCAAATTTGAATAGAGCTTCATCAAGAGCATCAATAGTCAGTAGGCCATATATATAACTTGATAACTTtttcaaacattaaaaaattagatccGGTTATGGTGAAATTACTCCATTATAAAACATTGTTAATAACCACgcaattatattaataatttattttgtattatttatcacttttatGGTGTGACTGTAAGGCAGTAATCTACATTGGAGacaatttcaagttttcaatcTTGAAATTGCTAACATTAACTATTGTGAAGCAATTTCATTGCTCAATCTGTCAATTTTCAGTGCTTTCGAATTGATACCAATCAGCAACAGTGGACAGTAAATACTAAGTTTGTGGGTATTAAATGCAAAACCCTGCAGTTAAAAGAGAATTTTCAGCGACTAAGTTTACGCAAATCTTTGTGAGACATCATTGTCATTTACAATTTCACActcagttgccaagaaagaaACACACAACACTAAAAGTGAAAAGTAACATCTTGAAGAAAGCCTGTTCACTGCAAAAGAATAAAGTACTTGGCCacgttttctttcttttttctagtGAAAAGCAAAGCACTTGCACTTCATATAACCAAGCACCACTAGGAAACAATTGAAGTAACCAGAATCCAAtacaatgaaaagaaaattcacaaaagaaaatatcaaaatgaaaGCGACATCACATTTTATCGACGGATGCATCCACAATTCTCCACAACTGTAAAACTTTACTATGAGTTGTCTAGTGTCgaatttcatctttttctaaagGTCATTTGCAGATAAAGTTTAAGAGAATAACTGGGTGAGTTCAGGAGTTGTTTTGCTAAGGGAAACATATGGAAAGAGCTTAAGACCCACCATTTGAAGGACCACAGTGAGGAAAGACAAAATCACAACAAAAGTGGCTTCAATTTTTGGTCTCTTTTGGGAAGTAAAGGAAAGCATGTTTCATCTTTCAAGCGGATTGCCAATCCTTACAAGCAAGCAAActaaagaatcaaataatCACAGACAATGTTGATTCAGAAAAggataaaatctttaaaggAGATAAGATTTCATTAAGAACATGAGAATACACagcaaaaatttaattaaaacctCAAGAATAATCAGTACATTTTCGCAGCCAAAGTTCActagaaaaattcaaaatctaagAAAGGGCCTGAAGACCTATCCGAGTCTGTAGCTCCTTTGTCATTTTGAGGTATGGGTGTCCTCTGTTTGTGATTTATAAATGAGAGATCAACCGGTTTTGGAATTTCTGGAGGGTGAGTGCTGCGAATCAATGCCCAGTTAACACTTTCAAAGAAAGGATGCTGTTTAATCTCTGTGGCACCTCTTTTGAACCCTAATCTCTTTGGTGGGTCCTTAACAAGGAGACCCCGGATTAAATCCTTAGCAGCAAAACTGATTGACGATCCCTCTGGAAATTTTAGGGGCTGACCTACGACATTGAATAATGTCTCCCTGTTTCCATTACCTTTAAATGGTGTTCTTCCAAGCAGTaattcataaaagaaaataccaaATGTCCACCAATCAACAGCACTTCCATGGCCATCTCCTCTTATTATCTCAGGAGCTAAGTATTCATGGGTCCCAACAAATGACATGGAGCGGGCACTAGTTGGTTCTGCGATAAGTACGGGAAGAGAATCCGAATTTGTGAGACttgttttttcacttttcaccTTTGTTGTCTTGGACTTGAGGAAACGAGGCTTAAAGCAAGATGGTTGTAAGCAAGAAGGCTCCACACAAACAGGTAATTTGCAGGCTGGATCTATGCATGATGGCTGAATACAGTAAGAAGATATTCTGCAAGCTGGGTCATCGCTGGACTGAACAAGCTTAGGACTTACAAAACATCTTAATGACAAATCAAAGTCAGAGAGCATTATGTGACCATCCTCCCTCACCAACACGTTTTCAGGCTTTAAATCCCTGTAAACCACACCCATCATGTGCAGATACTCAAGTGCAAGAAGCACTTCAGAAGCATAAAACCTGCAAAAATTATCACAAATTAATCATAACTTTGAATGTTGAAATGTTTACTGATGGAATTAGAGCAATACTCACCAGGCAGTGTGAATCAATTGggagaaaccaaaaaaaaaaaaaaacaacatccACAACAGTGTAAGTGCTATACTAGGTTATTACTAATCTTCTTAATGCCTTCAGCCATAGGCTACACTGTTAATTTCCTACTAAAAAACGTAATGTGACTGGAAAAGAGAAACCAAAAACTGATGATTTCGGTAAATTTACAAAGCCCGGCTTGAAGAGGTGCACCAACCGGACTGTTAGATGGATACTAGAACATTTCTGTTCAAGTGTAAGAAGATAGATTTTCTTGTACCAACAAAACTAGACCATTCATTATCATCAAGTAAAGATTTGCAAATTGCAAAATTATCCTAAATTAACACTCATATTTCTCGCTAACAAATGTAAATCAAATTGACGAACAgatcaagttaaaaaaaaaaaaaaagagcaactTCAAACTCGGGTACCAAGAACTGACCTTGTTGCTTGTTCCGAAAAATGCTTGCCGGGCTGGCGCTGCCGGAGAGTATGAAGGTCTCCACCGCTACAAAACTCCATCAACAAGCAAGAAAACTTGTCAGTCTCAAAATGTGAGTACAGGGTAGGCAAAAATGGATGATCCAACAAGCTTAAAATCTCTCTCTCAGTTTGTGCTCTCATCAACTTCTTCCTCCCAGCTAACATACCTTTATCCATCACTTTCATAGCAAACAAACAACCCATGTCTCTCAATTCAGCCAAGTATACACTCCCTATATCACCACAACCAAGTTTCTTCAAAAGCCTAAAATGTCCCAACCCCAAGTCCCCATCTTTACTTTTCACACATTGCACTGCATCCCATTTCATGTCATTGCCTTTGTGAGGTTTCGAAAGGCAAGCACTCCTAAAACTAGCCTCATTTGCGTCACCAGTACTTAAACTACTCTTTCCACTCTCTTCTTCACTATGAGCAAGACAATCAACACCCTTTTTGGCTTCAATAGTGGCATTGCTCAAGTTACTACTCACACTAGTATCAGACCCAGAAACAGTACTACTGCTACAAAAACTTACGCTATGCATGCTGATACTAGTTACAGACTCAGTGTCATAATTTGTAGCGCTATTGAGTTGCTTATTCATGCTTAAGACACTATGGTGCGACTGTTTGATGAAATGCCTAAAAGAAggaaaactttttttttttttttgggttaagaATTGAGGAGGTCAAGGTTGATATGACCGAGGTGGTCAAAGTGAGCGAGGGAGACGCGGGCTTATAACACAAGGAGGGTTAAAACGGCattcaaatttgaaatgtgAGTTGTGTTTGgggtcatttttttatttctctctcaTTGTGTACAGTGTCCAAGAATGTGTTACAGCTTGGAGACAAAACAAAGCACAGGCCAcacagagaaagagagagagagagaggaagagaGAAGACCCAATTCACGAGGAAGACAGAAGCCATTCAGATTTTCTAAACAAAGAttatataaaacaaacaaaacactAACCAACACCGTTACTCTGGTTTTTAGAAGGATAAGATAATACGGTGTTTCAAAATTCTCATGTGAGGATTCCTGCTCTTGCGTGCCTTTTATTGGCAACGTTAGCAACTCTATTATATGTACAAAGACCATTTTGGACAATAAAACCCTTTAAGTAAAATAGTATTTACTGTGGACTGTGATAGACATGTACGGTCGGCCAACCTGCTATCTCACTGAGGAGAATATTGTCTAAAATGTTCTAATTTCGCTACTAAATTCGGCCTAActgtttgaaatttgatgCGTAAGCCTTGGTTTCATCTTATAATACATTAAATATTAGTTTCGTATCAGTGCATGAATCAATAGAATTTATGTGTATACACTTAAAAGATGAAGCCCTCTGATACTGCTGCTGGTATGCTTGGCAGAAATTACATAACACAGAGACCCACTTGAGGCAGGGGTGCCATAATCATATTTGTTCACAGTATGAGCTGACCATACTGatagatatataatatttcattttactaCTTATGCACAATTGATAGATATATGATGCTTTAATGATGAAATGCCAAACCTtgtttaagttaatttaaaaaaagaaacaccGATGATACTTACAAGTCATCTAATGTTTTACATTTGGCTGTAAGTGCTTATTTCCCTTCCCACAAAGCAATTCCATATTGTCCATTGTTTAAACTTGTACTGCAAATTTCAGGtgagtttcttcatttttcttccgAGAGAGGATAATGATGATTACCATATAATTCTGGCATTTACTTTTCTCCAAAGATTGCCCACATCAAACCTTGAAGTGCAATCAAAGAAGAGACAGCACTTAAAATCTTTACttccaattatatatatactttctAAATATTCACCCCTTTCACCCAATTGCACTCAGAGTCACAAGTCGCCATGAAGTTGCGTGctgctttctttctttgccTGCTTTGGCATTTTATGCTATCTGGTAAGTTTAT
It contains:
- the LOC102613092 gene encoding serine/threonine-protein kinase D6PKL2, producing MNKQLNSATNYDTESVTSISMHSVSFCSSSTVSGSDTSVSSNLSNATIEAKKGVDCLAHSEEESGKSSLSTGDANEASFRSACLSKPHKGNDMKWDAVQCVKSKDGDLGLGHFRLLKKLGCGDIGSVYLAELRDMGCLFAMKVMDKGMLAGRKKLMRAQTEREILSLLDHPFLPTLYSHFETDKFSCLLMEFCSGGDLHTLRQRQPGKHFSEQATRFYASEVLLALEYLHMMGVVYRDLKPENVLVREDGHIMLSDFDLSLRCFVSPKLVQSSDDPACRISSYCIQPSCIDPACKLPVCVEPSCLQPSCFKPRFLKSKTTKVKSEKTSLTNSDSLPVLIAEPTSARSMSFVGTHEYLAPEIIRGDGHGSAVDWWTFGIFFYELLLGRTPFKGNGNRETLFNVVGQPLKFPEGSSISFAAKDLIRGLLVKDPPKRLGFKRGATEIKQHPFFESVNWALIRSTHPPEIPKPVDLSFINHKQRTPIPQNDKGATDSDRSSGPFLDFEFF